Below is a window of Vibrio sp. SS-MA-C1-2 DNA.
CTAAGAAACGTGTTGGTCGCGGTATCGGTTCTGGTCTAGGCAAAACTGGTGGCCGTGGTCACAAAGGTCAAAAGTCTCGCTCTGGCGGTAATGTTCGTCGCGGTTTTGAAGGTGGTCAGATGCCTTTGAAACAACGTCTACCTAAGTTTGGTTTTACATCACGCAAAGGTCTAGTAACTGCAGAAGTTCGTTTAGGCGAATTAGCTAAAGTTACTGGTGACGTTATTGATCTAAACACGCTGAAAGAAGCAAACCTAATCACTAAGAACATCAAATTTGTTAAAGTTGTTCTTTCTGGTGAGATTGCTCGCTCAGTGACTGTTAAAGGTCTACGCGTAACAAAAGGCGCTCAAGCGGCTATTGAAGCTGTGGGCGGCAAAATCGAAGAATAGTAACTCGAGGACGAGGTACAGATGGCAAAACAACCGGGAAATAAACAACAGAGTGCACAAGGTGGAATGGCTGAACTGAAACAACGACTATTCTTTGTAATAGGCGCAATTTTAGTCTTCAGAGCAGGATCCTTTGTACCTATCCCTGGTATTGACGCTGCTGTACTCGCCGATTTGCTCAATCAGCAAAAAGGTACCATCATAGAGATGTTTAACATGTTCTCTGGTGGTGCTCTTGAGCGAGCATCTATATTAGCACTGGGTATCATGCCGTATATTTCTGCGTCAATTGTTATCCAGTTGCTAACCGTAGTTCACCCAGCATTAGCTGAGTTGAAAAAAGAGGGTGAAGCTGGTCGTCGTAAGATAAGCCAATACACTCGCTACGGGACGCTTGTTCTGGCAACATTCCAAGCAATTGGTATTGCTACAGGTCTGCCAAATATGATTCCAGGTTTGGTTGCAAATCCAAATATGGCTTTCTATTTTACAGCGGTAGTAAGTTTGGTTACTGGTACCATGTTCTTAATGTGGTTAGGTGAGCAAATTACTGAGCGCGGAATCGGTAATGGTATCTCGTTGATTATTTTCACGGGTATCGCTGCTGGTTTGCCACCTGCGATTGGACAAACTATCGAGCAAGCACGTCAAGGTGAACTGAATGTGCTTCTTCTTCTATTATTAGTCGTTATCTCCTTTGCAGTAGTTTACTTTGTAGTGTTTATGGAGCGTGGTCAACGACGTATCGTTGTTAACTATGCAAAACGCCAACAAGGCCGTCGTGTCTTCGCAGCGCAAAGCACTCACCTGCCATTAAAAATAAATATGGCTGGTGTAATCCCTGCAATTTTTGCATCAAGTATTATCTTGTTTCCAGGCACACTAGCTCAGTGGTTTGGTCAAGGTGACAATTTAGGTTGGTTAAGTGATATTGCTTTAGCAATTAGCCCAGGACAACCTTTATATGTTATGCTTTATGCAGCGGCGATAATCTTCTTTTGTTTTTTCTACACGGCATTGGTTTTCAATCCGCGTGAAACAGCAGATAATTTGAAGAAGTCGGGTGCGTTCGTACCTGGTATTCGTCCGGGTGAACAGACTGCCAAATATATTGATAAAGTAATGACTCGTCTAACATTAGCTGGCGCGCTTTACATTACATTTATTTGCCTGATCCCCCAATTCATGATGAGTGCATGGAATGTCCGTTTCTATTTTGGCGGTACTTCGCTACTGATTGTAGTCGTAGTTATCATGGACTTTATGGCCCAAGTTCAGACATTATTAATGTCTCAACAATATGGGTCTGTATTACAGAAAGCTAATCTGAAAGGCCCAGGCCGATAACAGATTACGTTTACGGAGTTTAGCAATGAAAGTTCGCGCTTCCGTTAAGAAAATCTGCCGTAACTGCAAAGTAATTAAGCGTAACGGTGTTGTACGCGTTATTTGCAGCGAGCCAAAGCACAAACAGCGCCAAGGCTAAAAAGCAGAAATTTTACTTGCAAAATGAGTCAAGGGTCGGTACATTAGCGTCCCCTTGCTTTTGCATTCAAAAGAAGTGGTATATGACCGCAGCGTATCCTCAACGGGCTTTGCTGCGGTTTCTTCTAAGATACTCTAGGAGTGAATAGTGGCCCGTATAGCAGGCATTAACATTCCTGATCATAAACATGCGGTAATTGCATTAACTGCAATTTTCGGTATCGGTAAAACTCGTTCTCAAGCAATCCTTGCTGAGACTGGTATTGCTGAAGATGTTAAGATCAGTGAATTAAGTGAAGAGCAGATTGATCTTCTGCGTGATGGTGTTGCCAAATACACTGTTGAAGGTGATTTACGTCGTGAAGTTTCTATGAACATCAAGCGTCTTATGGACCTAGGATGTTACCGTGGAATTCGTCATCGTCGCAGTCTACCTTTACGTGGGCAGCGTACTAAAACCAACGCTCGCACCCGTAAGGGTCCGCGCAAGCCGATCAAAAAATAATCGGATAAGGTAGAGAGTACAATGGCTAAACAACCAACTCGCGCGCGCAAACGCGTCCGCAAACAAGTTGCAGATGGCGTAGCGCACATCCATGCATCTTTCAATAACACTATCGTGACTATCTCTGATCGCCAAGGCAATGCTCTATCATGGGCTACTGCAGGTGGTTCGGGTTTCCGCGGTTCTCGTAAATCTACTCCGTTTGCTGCACAGGTTGCTGCTGAACGTTGTGGTGAAATGGCCAAAGAATATGGCGTTAAGAACCTGGAAGTTATGGTGAAGGGACCTGGTCCTGGTCGTGAGTCAACTATCCGTGCGTTAAACGCGGCTGGTTTTCGCATCACAAATATTGTTGATGTAACTCCGATCCCTCATAACGGTTGTCGTCCTCCTAAGAAACGTCGCGTATAACGTTTCAGGAATAGTTGGAGAAAGAACATGGCAAGATATTTGGGTCCTAAGCTAAAGCTTAGCCGCCGCGAAGGTACAGACTTATTCCTTAAGTCTGGTGTTCGCGCAATAGATACCAAGTGTAAAATTGATAACGCGCCGGGCCAGCATGGTGCTCGACGTGGTCGCTTATCAGATTATGGCGTTCAGCTTCGTGAGAAGCAAAAAGTTCGTCGCATCTATGGCGTATTAGAAAAACAATTCCGTAACTACTACAAAGCTGCTGCCCGCCTTAAGGGTAACACAGGTGAAAACCTGCTTCAGCTTTTAGAAGGTCGTCTTGACAACGTAGTTTACCGCATGGGCTTTGGTGCAACTCGCGCTGAATCTCGTCAGTTGGTAAGCCACAAAGCCATTCTTGTTAATGGTCGTGTTGTAAACGTTCCTTCATTCCAAGTTTCAGCTAACGACATTGTTAGCATTCGTGAAAAAGCGAAGAAACAAGCTCGTATTAAAGGTGCTCTAGAAATTTCTGAGCAGCGCGAGAAAGCAACTTG
It encodes the following:
- the rplO gene encoding 50S ribosomal protein L15 codes for the protein MRLNTLSPAAGSKPTKKRVGRGIGSGLGKTGGRGHKGQKSRSGGNVRRGFEGGQMPLKQRLPKFGFTSRKGLVTAEVRLGELAKVTGDVIDLNTLKEANLITKNIKFVKVVLSGEIARSVTVKGLRVTKGAQAAIEAVGGKIEE
- the secY gene encoding preprotein translocase subunit SecY, which encodes MAKQPGNKQQSAQGGMAELKQRLFFVIGAILVFRAGSFVPIPGIDAAVLADLLNQQKGTIIEMFNMFSGGALERASILALGIMPYISASIVIQLLTVVHPALAELKKEGEAGRRKISQYTRYGTLVLATFQAIGIATGLPNMIPGLVANPNMAFYFTAVVSLVTGTMFLMWLGEQITERGIGNGISLIIFTGIAAGLPPAIGQTIEQARQGELNVLLLLLLVVISFAVVYFVVFMERGQRRIVVNYAKRQQGRRVFAAQSTHLPLKINMAGVIPAIFASSIILFPGTLAQWFGQGDNLGWLSDIALAISPGQPLYVMLYAAAIIFFCFFYTALVFNPRETADNLKKSGAFVPGIRPGEQTAKYIDKVMTRLTLAGALYITFICLIPQFMMSAWNVRFYFGGTSLLIVVVVIMDFMAQVQTLLMSQQYGSVLQKANLKGPGR
- the rpmJ gene encoding 50S ribosomal protein L36 translates to MKVRASVKKICRNCKVIKRNGVVRVICSEPKHKQRQG
- the rpsM gene encoding 30S ribosomal protein S13; this encodes MARIAGINIPDHKHAVIALTAIFGIGKTRSQAILAETGIAEDVKISELSEEQIDLLRDGVAKYTVEGDLRREVSMNIKRLMDLGCYRGIRHRRSLPLRGQRTKTNARTRKGPRKPIKK
- the rpsK gene encoding 30S ribosomal protein S11 — protein: MAKQPTRARKRVRKQVADGVAHIHASFNNTIVTISDRQGNALSWATAGGSGFRGSRKSTPFAAQVAAERCGEMAKEYGVKNLEVMVKGPGPGRESTIRALNAAGFRITNIVDVTPIPHNGCRPPKKRRV
- the rpsD gene encoding 30S ribosomal protein S4, giving the protein MARYLGPKLKLSRREGTDLFLKSGVRAIDTKCKIDNAPGQHGARRGRLSDYGVQLREKQKVRRIYGVLEKQFRNYYKAAARLKGNTGENLLQLLEGRLDNVVYRMGFGATRAESRQLVSHKAILVNGRVVNVPSFQVSANDIVSIREKAKKQARIKGALEISEQREKATWIEVDSGKLEGTFKRQPERSDLSADINEHLIVELYSK